A portion of the Cryptomeria japonica chromosome 5, Sugi_1.0, whole genome shotgun sequence genome contains these proteins:
- the LOC131875748 gene encoding cytochrome P450 CYP72A219-like, whose protein sequence is MAKEVLGDKKGTYGKPKWNPMTKELLGEGLAVLNGNKWAHHRQIINPSFHTDKLKDMVSCMIESTTRMLEKWEKLVQNNEKEVNVAEEFKALTSDIIARTAFGSSYLQGKHIFDLLAQQISLACQDYAKLMIPCYRFLPFKRDRERWRLNKEIQSALKDLIMKREKAGTKTSQGYGKDLLGSMMNTIQELRSSEMDEGLTTEEIIAECRTFFIAGQETTCNYLTYVIVVLAMHSDWQEKARSEILEICGNSHPQFETVNKLKTLGMILNEVIRLYPPGVVFLREIHKYTTLGGIAIPEGTQLLIPTLSLNQNTSMWGEDANEFKPERFSEGICNAAKDESTAFIPFGYGPRACVGKNYAMLETKVALAMILQRFSFVLSPVLANVFAVIANSLAMLARGVVIALGDSSGGISAGGIGRLLGFCQ, encoded by the exons ATGGCGAAGGAGGTGctaggtgataagaaaggaacttatGGAAAACCAAAATGGAATCCTATGACTAAAGAGCTTCTTGGAGAAGGTCTGGCGGTGCTCAATGGTAATAAATGGGCGCATCACCGGCAGATTATAAATCCATCTTTCCATACGGATAAGCTCAAG GATATGGTTTCTTGCATGATCGAGAGCACTACCCGTATGCTGGAGAAATGGGAGAAATTGGTACAAAATAATGAGAAAGAAGTGAACGTGGCTGAGGAATTTAAGGCTTTAACTTCAGACATCATTGCCCGCACAGCATTTGGCAGCAGCTATCTCCAAGGAAAGCATATTTTTGACTTGCTGGCTCAGCAAATATCCTTGGCTTGCCAGGATTATGCTAAATTAATGATTCCTTGCTACAG ATTTTTGCCTTTCAAAAGAGACAGAGAACGTTGGAGACTCAACAAAGAAATTCAGAGTGCTTTGAAAGATCTTATTATGAAGCGAGAAAAAGCTGGTACAAAGACCAGTCAAGGCTATGGTAAAGATCTGCTTGGCTCCATGATGAACACAATCCAAGAGCTGAGGAGCTCTGAAATGGATGAAGGCCTGACAACAGAGGAAATCATAGCTGAATGCAGAACTTTTTTCATTGCTGGGCAAGAGACTACATGTAATTACTTAACATATGTCATTGTTGTGTTGGCCATGCATTCTGACTGGCAAGAGAAAGCACGCTCAGAAATACTTGAAATATGTGGAAATTCCCATCCACAATTTGAGACAGTAAACAAACTTAAAACT TTAGGAATGATTCTGAACGAGGTGATCCGGCTCTACCCACCAGGTGTTGTCTTTCTTAGAGAAATACATAAGTATACAACACTAGGAGGAATTGCAATTCCTGAAGGCACGCAGCTCCTTATTCCTACGCTGTCACTGAATCAGAATACATCTATGTGGGGAGAGGATGCAAATGAATTTAAGCCTGAGAGGTTTAGTGAGGGAATATGCAACGCTGCTAAGGATGAGTCTACTGCATTTATCCCTTTTGGATATGGACCGAGGGCTTGTGTGGGCAAAAATTATGCTATGCTAGAGACCAAGGTTGCCCTCGCTATGATTTTGCAACGTTTCTCGTTTGTTCTTTCTCCAG TGTTAGCAAATGTGTTTGCAGTAATAGCAAACAGTCTTGCAATGTTAGCAAGAGGCGTAGTGATAGCGTTGGGAGATAGCAGTGGAGGAATATCAGCAGGAGGAATTGGGAGATTGTTGgggttctgccagtga